Proteins encoded by one window of Nitrospirota bacterium:
- a CDS encoding cupin domain-containing protein, with amino-acid sequence MAERLLHETLADGVQILRWPHRHALPEREVLAFFEARGVPATRWTNAPGSVYQVHHHPYRKTLFCIAGTITFSLPDSDVNVPLAPGDRLILPAGTRHGATVGPDGVTCIEGAGA; translated from the coding sequence ATGGCTGAACGGCTGTTGCACGAGACGCTGGCCGACGGCGTACAGATCCTGCGCTGGCCCCACCGTCACGCGTTGCCGGAGCGCGAGGTGCTGGCGTTCTTCGAGGCGCGCGGCGTGCCGGCGACTCGGTGGACCAACGCGCCGGGCAGCGTCTACCAGGTGCACCACCACCCCTATCGCAAGACGCTCTTCTGCATCGCTGGGACGATCACGTTTTCCCTTCCCGATTCGGACGTGAACGTGCCGCTCGCGCCCGGCGATCGCCTGATCCTTCCGGCCGGCACGCGCCACGGCGCGACCGTCGGCCCGGACGGGGTGACCTGTATCGAGGGAGCCGGGGCGTGA